Proteins found in one Streptobacillus felis genomic segment:
- the rpsL gene encoding 30S ribosomal protein S12: protein MPTINQLVRFGRSTSEKKKKSPALKGNPQKRGVCVRVYTTTPKKPNSALRKVARVKLVNGIEVTAYIPGIGHNLQEHSIVLIRGGRTKDLPGVRYKIIRGALDTAGVVNRKQARSRYGTKRPK, encoded by the coding sequence ATGCCTACAATTAATCAATTAGTAAGATTTGGTAGAAGCACATCTGAAAAGAAAAAGAAATCACCTGCGTTAAAAGGTAATCCACAAAAAAGAGGTGTTTGTGTAAGAGTATATACAACTACACCTAAAAAACCTAACTCAGCGTTAAGAAAAGTTGCAAGGGTTAAATTAGTTAATGGAATTGAAGTTACTGCATACATTCCAGGAATTGGACATAACTTACAAGAACACTCTATCGTATTAATAAGAGGAGGAAGAACTAAGGATTTACCAGGGGTTAGATATAAAATAATAAGAGGAGCACTTGATACTGCAGGAGTTGTTAATAGAAAACAAGCTAGATCAAGATATGGTACTAAGAGACCTAAATAA
- the rpsG gene encoding 30S ribosomal protein S7, with the protein MSRRKQAKKRDVLPDSKFNDIIVTKFINGLMVDGKKSVAENIFYSALDEIEKETNESGYEIFKRAMENVKPQVEVRSRRIGGATYQVPVEVRKERQQTLAIRWLVRYTRDRKEYGMILKLKKELIAAANNEGGSIKKKDDTYKMAEANRAFAHYKW; encoded by the coding sequence GTGTCAAGAAGAAAACAAGCTAAGAAAAGAGATGTTTTACCTGATTCAAAATTTAATGATATCATCGTAACTAAATTCATTAACGGATTAATGGTTGATGGTAAAAAATCAGTTGCAGAAAACATTTTTTATTCAGCATTAGATGAAATTGAAAAAGAAACAAACGAATCAGGATATGAAATATTCAAAAGAGCAATGGAAAATGTAAAACCTCAAGTTGAAGTAAGATCAAGAAGAATTGGAGGGGCTACATACCAAGTTCCAGTAGAAGTTAGAAAAGAAAGACAACAAACATTAGCTATCAGATGGTTAGTTAGATATACTAGAGATAGAAAAGAGTATGGAATGATACTTAAACTTAAAAAAGAATTAATAGCTGCAGCTAATAATGAAGGTGGATCAATCAAGAAAAAAGATGACACTTACAAAATGGCGGAAGCAAATAGAGCGTTCGCTCACTATAAATGGTAA